In one Rhopalosiphum padi isolate XX-2018 chromosome 3, ASM2088224v1, whole genome shotgun sequence genomic region, the following are encoded:
- the LOC132925920 gene encoding 52 kDa repressor of the inhibitor of the protein kinase-like, translating to MKKDDFVNRKRQLSKPIDFFFTKKPKESTDNDIIQPTEINANAGELSTISTTNPTEIEKIENQTINIDSAFDYDIGRYFGKNIKLNDFTKFQLLENPWFPSNTYNFPFSLHSKGGRDVKRFVGLHHLKAHHWLVLSDLHRGLYCKYCVLFSGEYGSHQSGSQLGKLVKKPLTSFAKLYGKDGYLTTHENSKYHKDAVSAGKDFLITYHAPQLEVINQVNSQRLAQAQENRSRLRPIIETIILCGRQNIPLRGHRDDGYVLDQNIKTIESSESVSSAKNDGNFRELLRFRVAAGDTKLENHLKNASANATYIGKNTQNELINACGEEVLQNLIEKVHQSRWFSIIFDETTDAAHREQMSISLDISEDIEGEERRLSGKVLGHIVIDFCKKYTFELEKKCVGIGTDNCAVMSSEINGAVQEIRKVASYAKRCPCMNHSLNNSLKRSNNILACQNTINKMKEIIAFSNSSAKITNVFRTLLGRSFSGLCETRWQEKHDGTIQFCTYLPEICEGLEKITYWIRSPDTSTKAHSLLNTVTSSEFIVTTFALSDVLGTTLPLSRLLQSTKLDAVSAIDAYNDVLSVLQTKRENADPVFQQIFKKAQNMASKLDVEIIKPRIAKRSVYRANQLNSDSIPEVFYRISIYIPILDSVINDLQNRFSEDVLNSFDLRILMPATIDFEALKKSEEANKTKLKIIKLSEIYGGILKNNAICLEAEYDVWLAKWNRVKMNNGKIPETALEVLDVCDVDMFPAIHTLIHILATLPVSVATAERSRSINELQHKRYWSNPKQLCRRSSIAFRQYCKDNTNLQGSLLFKRGCSPVGFSGQDR from the exons ATGAAAAAAGATGATTTTGTGAATAg GAAGAGACAATTATCTAAgccaatagattttttttttacaaaaaaaccaAAGGAAAGTACTGATAATGATATAATTCAACCTACTGAGATTAACGCTAATGCTGGTGAGCTATCAACGATATCTACAACCAATCCTACTGAAATTGAGAAAATTGAAAACCaaactataaatatagataGTGCATTTGATTATGATATAGGCCgttattttggtaaaaatattaaattgaatgatttcactaaatttcaattgttagaAAATCCATGGTTTCCAtccaatacatataattttcctTTCTCACTACATTCAAAAGGTGGTAGAGACGTTAAACGTTTTGTTGGACTCCATCATCTTAAAGCTCATCACTGGCTTGTCCTCTCAGATCTTCATCGTGGTCTTTATTGTAAGTATTGTGTACTTTTTTCTGGTGAATATGGATCTCACCAGAGTGGTAGTCAACTAGGAAAGTTAGTAAAAAAACCACTTACGTCATTTGCAAAGCTTTATGGTAAAGATGGCTACCTTACAACTCATGAGAACTCAAAGTATCATAAAGATGCAGTTAGTGCAGGTAAAgactttttaataacatatcatGCCCCTCAATTGGAAGTCATCAACCAAGTGAATTCTCAACGGTTAGCTCAGGCACAAGAAAATCGGTCTCGTCTTCGTCCAATAATTGagacaattattttatgtgGACGGCAAAATATTCCTTTACGAGGACACAGAGATGATGGCTATGTTTTAGATCAAAATATTAAGACAATAGAATCATCAGAATCTGTTAGCAGTGCAAAGAACGATGGGAACTTTAGGGAACTTTTGCGCTTTCGAGTGGCCGCTGGAGATACCAAACTTGAGAATCATCTTAAAAATGCATCAGCCAATGCAACATACATTGGAAAGAACACTCAGAATGAACTAATAAATGCATGTGGTGAAGaagtattacaaaatttaattgaaaaagtaCATCAGTCTCGAtggttttcaattatttttgatgAGACTACAGATGCCGCACATAGAGAACAGATGAGTATTTCTCttgatat ATCTGAAGATATTGAAGGAGAAGAACGGCGTTTGTCTGGAAAAGTTCTAGGACACattgttattgatttttgtaaaaaatatacatttgagtTGGAAAAAAAATGCGTTGGGATTGGTACAGACAACTGTGCAGTAATGTCATCGGAGATTAATGGTGCTGTTCAAGAGATACGTAAAGTAGCAAGTTATGCAAAACGTTGTCCCTGTATGAACCATTCGTTAAACAACTCTCTTAAAAggtctaataatatattggcttgccagaatactataaataaaatgaaagaaATAATAGCTTTCTCAAATTCATCCGCCAAAATAACTAATGTTTTTCGTACTCTTCTTGGTCGGTCATTTTCGGGGCTCTGTGAGACACGGTGGCAAGAAAAACATGACGGAACAATTCAGTTTTGTACTTATTTGCCTGAAATATGTGAAGGCTTAGAAAAAATCACCTATTGGATTCGTTCTCCAGATACTTCAACAAAAGCACACTCACTTCTAAATACAGTAACTTCCAGTGAATTTATAGTTACAACATTTGCCCTTTCCGATGTTTTAGGAACGACACTTCCTCTTAGTCGATTACTACAATCTACTAAACTAGACGCTGTTTCCGCTATCGatgcttataatgatgttttatcAGTTTTACAAACAAAACGAGAAAATGCAGATCCAGTTTTTCAACAAATCTTTAAAAAGGCACAAAATATGGCATCCAAATTAGATGTGGAAATTATAAAACCACGAATAGCAAAAAGGTCAGTTTATAGAGCAAATCAACTTAATTCAGATTCTATTCCAGaagtattttatagaatttctaTCTATATACCAATCTTAGATTCAGTTATAAATGATCTACAAAACCGCTTTTCGGAAGATGTCTTAAACTCTTTTGACCTACGAATTTTGATGCCAGCTACAATAGATTTTGAAGCATTAAAAAAATCAGAAGAAGCAAATAAAaccaaactaaaaataataaaattgtcagAGATTTACGGTGGTATTTTGAAGAATAATGCGATTTGTTTAGAAGCCGAGTATGATGTGTGGCTAGCAAAGTGGAATCGTGTGAAAATGAATAACGGCAAAATTCCAGAAACAGCTTTAGAAGTACTCGATGTGTGTGATGTTGATATGTTTCCCGCGATTCATACTTTGATTCATATTTTAGCAACTTTGCCAGTCAGTGTAGCGACGGCTGAAAG ATCTAGAAGCATCAACGAGCTTCAACACAAGCGATATTGGAGCAATCCAAAACAATTATGCAGGAGAAGTTCAATTGCATTTAGACAGTATTGCAAAgacaatacaaatttacaaggaagtttattatttaagaggGGCTGTAGCCCTGTAGGGTTTAGTGGTCAAGACCGGTAG
- the LOC132925919 gene encoding zinc finger MYM-type protein 1-like — protein MNPTGIKIPRSWLCYSVDLNRVYCETCWLFADRNNPKFNVNWINGLNDWQHLSQKIKVHEISIQHINAVKVRILWVKHQTIDKQLEEHISIEAKYWRDVLTRIIKIILFLTSGNTALRGNEGKSRNSREDEGNFLRAVRLVADFDPVLNKLLSDEETRVKYLSWKVQNEIIDLLATRMRNIICDEIRSSQCYTIIMDSTQDISKTDQVSFILRYAVVNYADCTFEIKESFLGFFTLNHHGAEDHVNLIKDVLNMFNLDLSKCRGQGYDGAAVMSGSHSGVQKRISDIIPSASYVHCNAHNLNLVLCDLAKSTPKVSQFFDTLQDVFLFYSKSAPRWASLALGDSVAKIVLKKVCTTRWEAKHKAVYALKTRFIDVLKSLSNLSLTSLKTDEKLKASSLKKKIESYEFVLLLTIWENILRSFNLVSKKLQSSNIHLHSACNYLKEATSSITNLRDKYEEFVNSSNILCNQWGIPIQSIVRRRIYSKRFFDDVDGDRRLDITSENFKVLVFLPIIDTAIVQLRERFNSLYEVTNRFDFLLPQNILMFCEKDIMKAAYDFQLFYKDDISTDIIRQILCLKSMFNDTLKTKCDIKDLLQCILDNDVASTYNDILSACIIFITLPVTVAAAERSFSKLKIIKNYLRNSISQDRLTNISILNIERNRTNEIDSWSKENSEQRLSLMYDGIPFNNLLAVDEIISIASINLMSPTTDNMVII, from the exons atgaacCCAACTGGTATTAAAATACCTAGATCATGGTTATGCTATTCAGTGGATCTGAACAGAGTTTATTGTGAAACTTGTTGGCTATTTGCAGACAGAAATAAtcctaaatttaatgtaaattggATAAATGGTTTGAATGATTGGCAGCATTTATCACAGAAAATTAAGGTACACGAAATATCTATTCAACACATTAATGCTGTCAAAGTTCGAATTCTTTGGGTAAAACATCAGACCATTGATAAACAACTTGAAGAACACATTTCAATAGAAGCAAAATATTGGAGAGATGTTCTTACCCgaattattaagataattttatttttgacatcgGGAAATACAGCTCTTCGTGGTAACGAGGGAAAATCAAGAAATAGTAGAGAGGATGAAGGGAATTTTTTGCGTGCAGTAAGATTAGTGGCTGATTTTGATCCAGTTTTAAACAAACTTTTGAGTGACGAAGAAACCCGAGTTAAATACTTGAGCTGGAAGGTTCAAAATGAAATCATTGATTTATTAGCAACAAGAATGAGAAATATTATATGTGACGAAATTCGATCTAGTcaatgttatacaattattatggattCCACCCAGGATATTTCAAAAACAGATCAGGTTAGTTTCATACTGCGTTATGCAGTAGTGAACTATGCTGACTGTACGTTTGAAATAAAAGAAtcatttttaggattttttacATTGAACCATCATGGAGCAGAAGatcatgtaaatttaattaaagatgtactaaatatgtttaatttagacTTGAGCAAATGTCGAGGACAAGGCTACGATGGCGCAGCCGTCATGAGTGGTAGCCATTCAGGTGTACAAAAAAGAATCAGTGATATAATTCCTAGTGCATCTTATGTTCACTGCAATGCACATaacttaaatttagttttatgtgATTTGGCTAAAAGTACACCAAAAGTATCACAATTTTTTGATACTCTGCAAGATGTGttcttattttatagtaaatcagCACCTAGATGGGCATCATTAGCTTTAGGGGATTCTGTTgctaaaattgttttgaagAAAGTATGCACTACCAGATGGGAGGCTAAGCACAAAGCTGTGTATGCTCTGAAAACTAGGTTCATAGATGTATTAAAGTCATTATCCAATTTATCTTTAACAAGTCTCAAAACTGATGAAAAATTAAAGGCAAGCTCactgaagaaaaaaattgaatcttatgaatttgttttattattaacaatttgggAAAATATATTGAGAAGTTTTAATCTAGtatctaaaaaattacaatcCTCTAATATTCATCTTCATAGtgcttgtaattatttaaaagaggCTACATCTAGTATTACAAATTTAAGAGACAAATATGAAGAATTTGttaattcatcaaatattttatgtaaccaATGGGGCATACCGATTCAATCTATTGTTCGACGCCGTATTTATTCAAAACGATTTTTTGACGATGTTGATGGTGATAGAAGACTTGACATTACTAGTGAAAACTTCAAAGTATTggtttttttacctattattgATACAGCAATTGTTCAACTTAGAGAAAGATTCAACAGTTTGTATGAAGTAACCAATAGGTTTGATTTCTTGCTAcctcaaaacattttaatgttttgtgaaAAGGATATTATGAAAGCTGCATAtgattttcaattgttttacaAAGATGACATAAGTACAGACATAATAAGACAGATATTATGCTTAAAAAGTATGTTTAATGATActctaaaaacaaaatgtgaTATTAAAGATTTATTGCAGTGTATTTTAGACAATGATGTAGCTTCTACTTATAATGATATACTATCTGcatgtataattttcataacattACCAGTTACTGTTGCCGCTGCTGAGCGTTcattttccaaattaaaaatcattaagaaCTATTTGAGAAATTCAATATCACAGGATCGTCTAACAaacattagtattttaaatattgaaagaaATCGTACAAATGAAATAGat TCGTGGTCCAAAGAAAATTCTGAACAGCGGTTAAGTTTAATGTATGATGGTATaccttttaataatttgttggcTGTTGATGAAATAATATCCATTGCATCCATTAATTTAATGTCGCCGACAACCGAcaatatggttattatttaa
- the LOC132925918 gene encoding uncharacterized protein LOC132925918, which translates to MENILPRLKDNCVIVMDNASYHSVKLDKAPTASTKKADIIQWLENKGEVVDRTMIIRELLDIVKKIKPQHEKFVIDEIANAQNKTILRLPPYHCELNPIELAWSSIKNHVRMNNTTFKLPDVKKLLIEGIERVDADMWKNFIRHTILEENRFWEIDDIMDEVFEAERQNLTLTITGDTSSDSESDMD; encoded by the coding sequence ATGGAAAATATTCTACCTCGTCTAAAGGACAACTGCGTTATTGTTATGGACAATGCGTCGTATCATTCAGTTAAGTTGGACAAAGCACCGACTGCGTCAACGAAGAAGGCCGATATTATacagtggttggagaataaagGGGAAGTGGTGGATAGGACTATGATAATACGAGAACTTTTAGAcatcgtaaaaaaaattaagcctCAACATGAGAAATTTGTTATTGATGAAATCGCCAAtgcacaaaataaaacaattttacgtCTGCCGCCTTATCATTGCGAGCTTAATCCGATCGAACTTGCTTGGTCATCGATCAAGAATCACGTAAGAATGAACAACACTACATTTAAACTACCTGATGtcaaaaaacttttaatagaAGGCATAGAAAGAGTAGATGCAGATATGTGGAAGAACTTTATAAGACACACGATACTGGAAGAAAATAGGTTTTGGGAAATAGATGACATTATGGACGAGGTGTTTGAAGCGGAGAgacaaaatttaactttaactaTTACTGGAGATACGTCATCTGATTCAGAGTCTGATATGGATTGA